A section of the Equus caballus isolate H_3958 breed thoroughbred chromosome 21, TB-T2T, whole genome shotgun sequence genome encodes:
- the LOC138919808 gene encoding ral guanine nucleotide dissociation stimulator-like, whose protein sequence is MQDAEQSVAQETGQQLSNGALDSITLQDRKVPHTANRGQGRLRAENPSRAKSQACRLVWTVQAATRQNRVEHLVPAFLDGDTAYVRSFLCTYRGFATTQQVLELLFQRYGCVLPHCDEDGGPLDQLKKAISFILGTWLQRYPEDFIQPPDVPSLEMLLAYVGLNMPGSELEHRARVLLSQLEHPEHTDAETEAEEDSAAAPPKDPEDPADRTPSLPLAPTPAQSRTGIFRATAGSRPSTSTCSIPATTLSS, encoded by the exons ATGCAGGATGCAGAACAG agcgtcgctcaggagacgggccagcagctgagcaacGGCGCCCTCGACTCCATCACCCTGCAGGACAGGAAGGTGCCCCACACTGCCAaccgaggccagggccggctcagg gctgaaaatccatcccgaGCTAAGAGCCAAGCGtgccgcctggtgtggaccgtgcAGGCTGCAACGCGGCAGAatcgagtggagcacctggtgcccgccttcctggatggcgacaccgcctacgtccgcagcttcctgtgcacgtacagaggttttgccaccacacaacaggtgctggagcttctgtttcaaag atacggttgcgTCCTTCCTCActgcgatgaggacggcggacccctggACCAActgaaaaa ggccatctccttcattctgggcacctggctccaacggtaccctgaggattttatccagcccccagatgttcccagcctggaaatgCTCTTGGCCTACGTTGGCCttaatatgcccggctcggagctggagcaccgtgcccgcgttcttctttcccagctggagcaccctgagcacactgatgccgagactgaggctgaggaggACTCAG ctgcagctccaccgaaagatcCAGAAGACCCTGCAGATCGAACACCATCTCTCCCTCTCGCGCCcaccccagctcagagccgcacaggcatcttccgagccacagccggctcaagaccttcaacAAGCActtgcagcatcccagccactaccctcagctcctga